The genomic region TTCATATCGAAATACCACTGGTTACCTTTCTTGGTCTGGCGTATATTCGGGTCGCGCTGCTACTTCTTGTTCTTGGTAGAACTGGGTGTGTTAATGGTGGTGGCGTCAACAATGATGCCCTGATTGACCTTCAGGCCGTTCTCCTGGAGATATTGATTAACCAGGTGAAACACTGACCGCCCAGGTTGCGGCGCTCCATCATGTGTCGGAACCTGCAAACGATAGTTTCATCTGGCACTGGCTCTTTCCCCAGATCAATACCGACAAATCATCGCATGGCGCGAGAGTCGTAAAGAACTTCTACGACGGGGAGATCGGACAGGTAAAACCATTGTGCAAAAAGTAAATGCGCAGCATGCGCTTGATCCCGACTGGGCGGCGGCCAGTGCCCTGCGGATTAGGGTAGAATGGCTCGATGGCACCGATCAATCCATCCCAGGGGTTAACGGTTTCCATATCGTCTAGAGAGTGCTCCTTATGAGTCTTCTTGCCGAATTTCTCAAAGCTATCGATCAGGGATTGTTGTCTCGTGCCTAGAAGGTTCTGCTGTGGTCTGTTTGGTGCCTATATTATCAATGAGGTTATGAATAAATCAGAGGTTCCTTAAAGACGGTACCCGAAAACGATCTCCAGAAAATTAGCTACCCAGTCTACTGGTTACACGTAATTACAGATTTCAAAAACCACTTGACTTGGCGTCATCCTCTGCATATATTTTTGCGGCCCATTTATGCGATGTAGATGTGGTTTTGTTTGGCAGTTTAGGAAACGATCATATTCCAAATGTCAATTTTTTAAAATAATATAATTTTAAAGGAAATGAGTTATGCGAATAAAAAAAACGGTATCTTTTTCTGTTTTTATTTTTTTCTTTTTGCTGTCTTTTTCCGGATCCAGTTACGCACAGCTTACAAGTCCACACGATGGGATAGAGCCTAGTTTCCCATGGGTTTGCTTCTCTGCCACGAACTGCCAAAGTGGTGGGATCGGCTTTGAAGTGCACCAGCAAGAGGATGGTATTTTTCGATGCGACGGTGGTTGTGACCCCCTTAGGGATAACAACACAGGTATAATAACTATTACTGACCTGGCGGACGGTCACTCAATTACGCTGGAGTGCCCTTCTTGTACGGCGCTTATTGCGGCAGATGGAAGCATACGTATCAATGATGGCAGCAGCGGACAGTTTTGGGATTGGGTGGGCCGCATCGTAGATATTGTAAAGTAGCCCAGTCAGATTTCAGAGTCTCTCTAAGATTATTGATTTTCTGATATTTCAGTTTGGCAGTGAAAGAATATTAATGGCGACCTGAAAGTCTGCTGCAGTTTATTTCTTCGTGGCTTACTCTTAACGTAAAACCCGCTTCCGCGGGTTTTTTTATACCTGGAGATTGAACCATGAGCCTATTTCCCCCAAGAAAACGAGAGACAATTCCTTTTGGTGATACCACCTTTGATCTGTATGAATTGAGTGGTCTTGAGCGCTGTGAATATTTGGCAAAAACCACCGGTCATCTCGAAGTAACAGAAGAGGGTGAATTGCGCAAGCCTGTCATTACCAAAATAGGGCAGCTGTGGGACGCGCGGCGCCGGGAGCTGAGTAATAACCTGTTGCTGGTGGCCTATGCCCTGCGCCCCGGGCGCGAGGAATCCCTGGAGGAGCTGCATCAGGAACTGTGCAAATCGGTGGTACCGGAACACATTGATACCCTGTATATCCCCGCCGCCAAGTTGTCCGGGTTCTACTTCGAGGTTGATGCCTTATACCAAGAGAATAGCCCCGCGCAAACCAAAGTCAGTGAGGCCCCCGAAAAAAAAGAGTAGTGCCGGGCTTCCAGTTCGCCCGGCAGCTCGCGCGCGAGTTCAAGCGCCCCGATTACTTCAATATGTTGCGCAGTATGAGTGCCACGGAACTGGACCACTGGTATGAATATTACCGGGAGCATCCCCTGGAGTCCGAACTCCAACAGTGGCAGCTGGCCCATATCGCCGCCGGCAGTTTTGGCGGTAAGCCGTCCGATTACCTGCCGCAACCCCACAAGCCGAAAACTGTGCAACAGCAAATCGCCATTTGGCAATCCATGGCTTGAGCAATGACAAGACAAGCATCTATGGCCACCATGGTGGCCAACCTGGAACTCCGCTCCACCCAGTACAAGCGTGAAATGGCCCAGGTCAGCGCGCGCAATAAAGCGTTGGCGCGGGACATCAAAAACACCGCCGCCACCGGCGATATTTTTTCCCGCTCCATGCGCGGTGCGGCCCAGGGTGTGGCCTCTATTGATGGTCCTTTGGGCGGTGTGTCCGGTCGGGTCAGCGCCCTGAACGGTTTTCTGCACAGCGGTGCCGGGGCCTGGGCCCTGTTCGGTGCCGGTGTGGCCGGTGTGACGGCGGTGCTCTATAAAAGCATCCGTGCCGGTGAAGAGATGGAGCGGCAGCAGCTCAAGATTGAAGCGCTGCTCAAAGCCACCGGCGGGGTCTCGGGTCGTACTACGCAGCAACTGGACCAACAGGCGCGCGCGGTAGCGCGGGCGACCCTGGCCAGTGTCAGTGGTATCCGCGATGCCCAGGGCGTGCTGCTGACATTCAGGACGGTGCAGGAAGAAACTTTCGACCGTGCCATTGCCCTGTCACAGGATCTGGCCGCAGTGATGGGCGGTGACGCCAAGAGTGCGGCGTTGCAACTGGGTAAGGCGCTGGAAGAGCCCAGTGTCGGCCTTACCATGTTGCGCCGCGCGGGGGTCAGTTTTACCGAAGCGGAAAAGGCCCGGATCAAGACCATGACGGAGGCGGGCCGAGTTGCGCAGGCCCAGCGGTTGATTCTGGACAAACTGGCGCAGCAGGTGGGCGGTGCCGGTGCCGGAGAGGCTGGTGGTCTCACCGGTGCGGTGGATTCTTTGGGGCAATCCTGGCAGGAATTTCTGGAGGAGTTCAATCGGACCACCGGTGCTACCGGTCTCGCCACCCGCACTATTCAGGGGCTTACCGGTGTGCTCGACGACTCGCGCGGTGTGGCCGAGGATACGGAAGCTGCGGTTACCGCCCTGGCCATTTTATTGGGCGGGCGCTTTGCCGGTGCTATCGGCAGGCAGGCGACGCAAATGGCGTTGTTGAATACGAATACCTACAAGGCCACGGTGCAGACCAATGCCCTGGGGCAGGTGATCGGGCGCACCACCATTGCCACCCGCGCTGCCGCCGTGGCCGCCACCGGATTAAAAAACGCCTTTGCGTTTCTGGGTGGCCCTGTGGGCGTGATTACTATCGCAGTGGCTTCACTGGTTGCCTGGAATGCTGCCCAACCCACTACCGAACAAAAAGCGCAAAGTCTCACTGGCAGGATTGATGAACTGACCCGTAGTTGGAAAGAATTAACCAAAGCGCAGCGTATTAACCGGGAACAAAAGGTACTTGTTGATCGGGATGACCTTGCTGCACAACTTGCGCAACTTAAAAAACAGCGCGACTTGTTGCGCGATGGTGGCATAAAAGATGATACCCGTTTTGGTTATCAGGCGGCACTGGGCAACGAGCACCCGCGTGTACGGGAACTCAACGACCAGATTGATACGTTAAAGCAGAATCTCGATAGTGCCAATCAAAAGCTCGCCAATCTGGGTAAACCGAATCAACAGCGTTTTCAGGAGGAAGCCAAGGCGGCCTTCAAGGCGGCGCTGGAGCGGGAGGCGGTGGAACGGGCGCGGGCCGAGAACGCATTGCGGCAGGCGCAGGAGGCAGGTGCCGCTCAGCTGGCGCAACTGGACAGCTTTCTCGCCGACCAGCGTGGCAGGATCGATCTGGATCACGAAACGCGCCTGCAGCAGATTGCCGCTTTGCAGATCGCCGAGGAAGAGCTGCGCCGCCGCGGTTTCGATTCTTTGGAAACACTGCGGGAGGAATATAGCGTGCGGGAGACAGCCCGCTATCAGGCCGCGTTGCAGGCACTGCAGGCCGGACCCGGTGAAAGTGGGGGCGATCAGCCTGGGCCCGATGGTCTCACCGATGTGGAACGCCAGCGCATGGTCGCGCGTCTGCAAACCCTGCAGTTTTCCTGGCTTACGGAAATGGAGCAGCTGCAGGTGCAGCAGGACGAGGAGATGGCACTGCTCGACCAGGCCTATGCCAGCAAGCTGATCCAGCGTGATGAGTACGAGCGCTCTTTGTTCCAACTGGAGCAAAAGCATGCTAAGGCGCGGGAGAAACTGGAACAGGCCAGTAGCAAGAACCGTTGGAAAGCATTTTCCGGTGCCATGGATATGATGCTGGGTATTTCCAATACCGGCAGTAAAAAACTGTTCAAAATCCAGAAAACCCTGAGCCTGGCCAAAGCTGTCGCTACCTTGCCCAGTGCGGTGATTGAATCCTTCCACAATTCCGGTGGTTATCCCTGGGGTATTCCCGCCGCAACGGCGATGGCCGCAGCGGGTGCCGCACAGATTGCCCAGATCAAAAGCGCTAATTTTTCTGATGGCGGTAGCGCGGCAAACGTGAGTGGCGGGGCTACCGCTGCAACCCTGCCCAGTACTACCGGCGCCACCGCCGCGCGCTTGGATACCTTTGCTGACAATGATGCACCGCAACAGCCGCGCACCCAGGTAATTATCCAGATTCAGGGTGATGTCGTCGGCGACAGCAGTGAACGATTTATAGAGGATCTTCGAACTGGGATTAGCAGTGGGGATCTGGTGATTATCGACAAAAATAGTCGGCAGGCGCAGGAACTGAGGGATTAACCGTGTTTATTGCATTTACCCCCACGCGCCTGCACCCCGCCGGTCCCGGCAAGCTGGAAGCCGTCTTGAAACAGTACGACAGCGGTGCACCAAAGGTGGAGGGCAGGGAGCACAAGGCTCTGTCCGGGGCGACCGAAACCACGGTGTACCGTATTGAGCGGGAATACCAGTGCCGCACGGCCCCCATTACCCTGAGCCCTGCCGGGCTGGCGGTGTGGGATACGTTTGCAGCCAGTTGCGGTGCCGGTGAGTTTTTTACTTTCGATCCCTTCGGCACCGAAGCCGCACCGGACGCCCCCGGCACGGTGCAACTCAAGTTCCGCTCCTTCAAACAGCAGCGCCAGCCCGCCTGGCGCTTTGTGTTCAGTTTTACCATTGTGGAAATCCTGGCCTGATGCGTAACAACTCAGAACCCTTCGACCTGGCAAACCAGTCCCCCCAGCGCCCGCTGCGCCTGGTGGTGGAGATCGGCTATGACCTGCCGCTGTATATTACCTCGCACCGGGATATACCCGGCCTGCCCGCCAATGCCATTCCCGGGGCCTTAAAAAAATGCTCGGCCACCAGCCAGCGCCTGTTGCCGGAGCAGGGCAGGGCGGAGATCGGCAGCATCCAGTTTGAGGTGGTGGATATTGCCGGCCAGCTCTCCTATGTACTGCGCGATGAACTGGAACAGGGCAACGGTATCAAGGGCCGCAGTGTGCGCCTGTACCAGGGTTTTAGTGGTTTGGACTGGTCCGACTTCCGCCTGGAGCAAACCCAGATTGCCGAGGAATCCGTTGCGTATAGCGAAGGGGTGTACCGGGTGCGCTGCCGGGATATCCAGCGGGAGATGCGCCGGGAACTGTTTGTACCCAACAGCACGCGCCTGGCTGCGGATTTTGCCAAAACCGCCAGCACCCTGCGGGTGTTCGACACCAGCCATTTTGAACCCAATCCCCATACCGCCGCCTATGGGGATGCCCCTAACCAATCCGTGTATTACCTGAAAATCCAATACCAGGACGGCTTTGAAATTGTGCGCGCCAGTGGCAAAACCGCCAACCGTTTTACCGGCTGTGCCCGCGGCCTGTTCGGCACCTATGCCCGCGATCATGGGGTGCCCACCGACAACGACGACGAGCGCGGGATTGCGGTGGAGGAATTTATCTACCTGGAAGGGCCGGGCCCGCAACTGGCCTATGCCCTGCTCACAGGTCTTGTACTCGGCACCAATCATACCTTGCCCGCTAATTGGCACCTGGGTATCGATCCCGCCCTGGTGGTGCGCGACGAGTTTGAACATATCGGCGCGGACTGGTACCAGCCCGGGGATCATAGCAAGGGTAAAATACTCAGATTTGACGGTCTGGAAAAAACCGACGGTAAACAGTTTATCGAGACCGAGATTAATTTATTGCTCGGTGCCTTTATGCCGGTCAATGCCGCCGGGCAGCTGGGCCTGCGCCGTATGGCCGGGGTACTGGCCAATGCCGCCACCGTGGCCACCATTACCGCGGACGAGGTTACCCGGGTCGGCGAACTGAAATACCACCTGGCCGGCGTGTGCAATGTATTTGCGATTCACTGGAGCTGGTTCGAGCAACCGGGCTTTGAGGGCAAATTCCTGCGTGCGAATAATTTGATTGATGCCGACTCCATTGCCGTACACGGCGAAGCCAAACCCCACACCCTGAAATTCCGCGGCCTGCACAACACCCGCCACACCTACACCACCATTAAAAACACCTTCGACGCCCTGCGCGATCGCTTTGCCGGCCCGCCGTTGAGCCTGCGCCTGCAACTGCTGCCCAGCAATAACGACCTGGAGGTGGGGGATATCGTCAGGGTCACCCTGCCGCAGTTGCGGGATCATTCACAGGAGGTGGCCGACGGTATTCTGGACCGCGCCATGGAAATCCAGCGCCTCAGTGTGGACCAGGTTTCCGGTGCGGTATCGGTGGACCTGTTTGGCAGCTACCAGTCCGCAGCAATGATTGGTGATCAGCCTGACAGCACCGGTGCGGAACTGCCGGACAGCTGGTATAGCGCCGAAGGCACCGCCATGACCGCTGCCGGTGTCAGTATCGACAGCAGCGGGTTTTTAACTGCGGATGGCAGCTTGGCAGGCCATCTAGAACACCGCACCATTTACTACCACCTCGGCGACCTTACGATTCCAGCCGGGCGCACGCTCGCATTCAAAGACAATGTGGAGCTGCGCGTGCGCGGGGTACTACAAATTGACGGCACCTTGCGTGGCCAGCGCAGCGAACCCGGCAGGCTCACGATAGGGTTTTTGGGCACCTGCCGCGGCGGCAATGGGCGGGTGGTTGGCCATCGCCTGCCCATTGAGAAGAGTCGCGGCGAGATTCGCGCCGGGCGCAACTTTGTTATGCCGCCGCTCAACATCACCAATGACGGTGGTGAGTTACAGGGCATTCCCGATAACTTGTGCGGGGCTGGCAACGCGCGAGGAGGCAATTCCTACCACTATTTTCGTCAGCACGGCTTCGAGGAATACAAGCTGGCGGGATTGGGTGGTAGCGGTGGCAGCGGCGGCGCCGGCCTGGCGGTGATTGCCCGCGGCATTGCGTTTGGGGTGTCTGGAAAAATGATCACCTCTGGCAGCGATGGTGATCCCGGTAGCGGTATAGAGCCAAACCCCGTCCCCGGCGGTAGTGGCGGCGGCGGTGCGCCCGGTGGCGTCGTGCTGCTGGTGGACGGCACCGGCAATCCCATGCCGGTGCTCAGTAACAATAAATTGATTGCCTGCTACGGCCACAGTCCTGATGCCCCCGGCAGTGCCGGGCTGGGGGATCGCTGTCTCGGCACCAGTGCCGCGCGGCTTCTGTTCGTACCCAAATCCCGCACCCCCTACGACGACTACCAGGACCCGGCCCTGGATCCCGGTGTGCAGCAGGCCATGGATGCCGCTGCCGAGGCCCGGGCCGATGCCACTGCCGCACTGGCGGATCTGGACAAGATCGCCGCGGATGGCTTGCTGCACCAGAGCGAAAAACTGCCGTTGGTGCGCGAGTACGCGCAACTGCTGGCCCAGCAGGCGGGGCTTGAAAACCAGGCCGACGGCGCCGGCCTGACCACGGAAAAAGCCGACTACAGCGGCAACCTGGCCGCGCTCACCAGTTATCTCGACGGCCTGATACCTGCCTGGAACAATACCAGCACAGATACCCCCATCAGCCGCACGCTCTGGAACGCCAACTGGCAGGCGGCGTACCGTGCCCGCAACACCCTGCTGGACGCCATTGCGCAACAGGCCCGCGAAGCCGGCATGCTCGGCGCCGCACTGCAATTTAAATGGGACCGCAGACCGCTGGGGTTAAGCTGGCCCACCAGTACAAACTATGCCGGCGGCAGCAAATATTCCTTTAATGCCAGTGCCGGGCGCGGCTATCTGCACGTGCTGGCCAATGATGCCGAGGGCGGTGCCCGGGTGGGTCTTAACGGCCGCGAAGTGGGTGTGATGCGCGGTGACAATGGCGTTACCCAATGGTACAGCTTCCCGATCACGTTGGTGGCGGGCGTCAATGAGCTTTCCGTGTGGTCCAGTAGTGGTGACGGCGGCAGCTACGGCGGCTTAGTGGCCACCCTCGGTGGCAGTGGTGACCCGGAGGCATTGCTGGATGCCTCCGTGGCCGACGCCAGGGCCGCCGCCGCCGAAGCTGCCGCAAGCGATGCCCGGGCCGATGCCACCGAAGCACTGGCCGACTTAAATACAATTGCCGCAGACGGCAAGTTGCATCCGGGGAAAAGCCCCGGGTTATCCGCGAGTACCACCAGCTGCTCGCGGAGCAGGCCGGTATTGAAAGCCAGGCGAACCGTTACGGTATTACCAGCGAGAAAACCGCTTACAGCGGTGCCATTACCGCCCTGTCGGATTATCTCGGCGGCACCGGCTGGGACAATACCGGCACGGTTACCACCATCAATCGCAGCACCTGGGATAATAAATGGCAGGGGGTCTATACCCAGCGACAGGCACTGCTCAATAAAATCGATCAGCTTGCCGGTTCCCAGGCAGACTGGGACAAAATCTACGGAACCAATAAACCGGAGGACGGTGCCACCGTAGGCGCCACGGCTGCAGAGCGTGCGCAGTTTCGCACCATGCGCCATACATTTATGGAGGATTTTTCCAGTGTGGAGTATCGCGAGTACTGGGTGAAAATCTCCGGATCCGGCACTATGAGTTACTACTCTGGCGGCTCCAGCCAAGTCGGTGGCGGTGCCGCCCGCCTCAACGACTATGTGGTAATGCGCCACCGGGATAAGGTGCCCTTTGATCCCGATAAACTGTATCGGATTGAAGTCCGTGTCTACTTCTACAACCACAGCGACACCACCCGGACCCTCTACGCGGGCCTGGCTGGCTTTGATGCCAATGGTAATTATTGCAATGCCAGCGGAGCGAACAGCACCGGCAACCAGCACTATGTGCTCGCTGCCAACCTGAACCTGGTAGGGCGGGGTTGGCAAAGGCTGGTGGCCTATGTCAAGGGCAATGCCAGCGGTAATGCCGTGTACAGTACCACTCGCGGCAGTAACCATATTGGCAACCCGGCCAAACTGCAGGCCAATGTGCGTTTTATCACCCCGATTTTTTACGGCAACCATTCCAACAAAACGGGAGACATGTTAATCGACTACGTCAAGATCGACGTGGTGGAAGTGCAGGACCAGCGCAACCTGCCGTTAATTCAGTCCGGTATTGCCAGCCTGCCCACCAGCTCCGCACTCTCCGCTGTGGATGCCGGCAGTACCGCCAGAATCAACATTGCCGCCCACAACGTGCAATTCGGCTTCGGCACCATCAGTTACAACAGCGGCAGTATCAGCGGCTTGTCGTTCAGCCGAAAATACTATGTCTACTGCGATGACCCCGGCCCCAAAGGGGGTGCCGTCACCTATAAGGCCACCACCAACTACTCCAAACTCGCCGGTGGTACCTGGCGTCGGCAGATAGGCACCATCAGAACCCCTGCCAATGGCGGTGGCGGCACCATACCGGATGATCCCTGGTGCGTAGCGGCCGGCATCTGGCTGACAGAAAAGCTACAGGCGGATCACTGCAAAGCGGGGGATCTGATCGACTGCTGGGATGTGGGTGACAGCGATACCCACCTGGCACCCATTCACGAAGTAAAACCCCAGGACGAAGTGCCCTGTGTATTACTCACCATGGCAAGCGGTGCCCAGGTGATCTGCAGCCGTGAAACCCCGGTGACAGACTCGCAAGGCACAGTATACGAAGCCCAGCATTGTCAGGGGGTACAACTGGGTGTGTTGCATGAAGAGGAACCGCTTACCTGGGAAACCGTCGAGCGGGTGGAATGTGCCGGCCTGCACACCGTGTACAAGATCAGTGTGGGCAATATCAGCTATGCCGCCGGTTTGGATTCCCGGCACCGGATTATTACGCACAACGGAGTGCATAAACCCTAACAACAGGAGCATGGGATGGTTGAATACATACAGGCCAGCGGTATCAGCAATGCCGGAGAAGACGAGCACTTTTACGAACTGACCACCGGCATCTATACCGGTGATATTGTGCGCATCGCACAGGTACGCAACCCAATCGATCTGGACCAGGACGGCAGCCCCGACCAGTTTGCCTACAAGATGATCGGTGCCTTCGTCACCACGGATAACCAGGTGCGCAGCAATGCTGCCGGCACACCCTGGCAAACACCGGGCAAGGTGGAAACCCTGCAGGCCTCCGCTGTTGCAGAGGGCACCGAGAATGAAGAGGTCAATAAAGGGGCCTGGCGCATGGAGTGCATCCAGCGCACAGTGAATTTGCGGGTGGTGATTGGGGAGTGAAAGAGTTCCTGTTTGATCTGCCTGTCACCCTTGTATAAAAGCTTGTCTTCGCTGTCTATTACTTTGGAGATGGTATTCGGGATAGAAAATGAAAACACATATCATGTGGCAAAGAATTTATAAGCATCTCTGAAAATCACTGATTTTTGGCAAAAGACTATCATGCAGGAAAAATCCAAGATAATAGCGTAATACAATCCATTTTTTTAATCTCGAAGACCGTTATCACAAACTAAATGAACGCTATTCTATCGCTGAGCTAAATAAACTGGTTACTTGAGGAGACTTTCGTACTACTTTGAGTGAAGTTCGCATAAAGAACCTTAAGAGCAATGCTGGCAAAAATCTATTCGATACGATTCGATACATTACATTACATTACAAAACGTTCGATGCCTTAATGATACTGGTACTATAAAGCCTGTACAATTTTCGAATGACGAGTTGGGGTTTCAAAAGATGTGTGAGAGGCAGCTGCGCTCCCATATTGTGGGAGAGTTTGTGATCTTTGGTTGGGTAACGCTGAAATTGAAGCTTGGCTCAGTCATATGAAAAGGGTGCATACCTGAATAAAAAAATGAGGAACTATATATGTTTAAACGATTATCTTTAACTCTCGCATTAGCAACCGTATTTACGAGTGCAAATTCTTTTGCAGCAGATTGTGCAACTACGTGGAAAAGAGTTCCTATAGCGTGGGAAACTATTTACTCATATCGAAATGAATGTGCTTATTTTATCAAAACCTCTTACACAAATTATGACGGCGAAACTATCGAAGTAGAAGGTGCTGCTAGCTATGATACTTCTTGGAGTACTAATTTAGACAACGTTCGTTGTCCTGCCAGTTCTATAGGCCAAATAACCTACGCAAACATATCCAAACCGGAAAAAACAATAGACCCTGAATTTGGTCATATACCTTTGTTCTCAGCGGAATTAATAGTTAGAGAAGAAAGAGGGGAGCCGACAGAATGGGATTTAGTTAACGTCACTACTCCGCCAGGGTGTATTCCAAGGTAATGTTACCAAAAGCCTGTTCACCACCTACATCAGGTTCGAGCTCTAGGTGGTAAATAAAACGCCTCGCGTTTCGGCCCGAGGTTTCGTATCTCACAGGATGCGCAGTTAGGCAGCTTTATTTTTTTGCTAGGGCCTATAAAGCTTTTTTAATACGATTCAGGATTTCACCTCTATGCGACAAATTTTGTCGCATAGCTTGTTGATGATGGACGGAATC from Microbulbifer sp. MI-G harbors:
- a CDS encoding phage tail assembly protein T, which codes for MPGFQFARQLAREFKRPDYFNMLRSMSATELDHWYEYYREHPLESELQQWQLAHIAAGSFGGKPSDYLPQPHKPKTVQQQIAIWQSMA